The Brassica oleracea var. oleracea cultivar TO1000 chromosome C7, BOL, whole genome shotgun sequence sequence CATATTGCCGAGATTTGAAGGCATATCAGTAGAATACGTGAAATCCACTTGCGAACTTCGGTTTGATTCCGGTTGTGCGAAAACTGATACATCAAACTGAGTGTACCTATCTCGTTCGTCTTCTACGATCATATTGTGTAGAATGAAACATGCTCTCATTATCTTTCCAATTTTGATTTTATCCCACAAAAGAGCATGATTTTTGACTATGGCAAATCGAACTTGCAAGACCCCAAAAGCACGCTCGACATCTTTACGTACAGCCTCTTGATTCTCCAAATAAATTTATGATTCCGTCAACAAAATGTTCCAAGCATAATAGCGCGGTGGTCTCACCAAGTTGGAGGTATTCGTCGACCGCATCAGCTGGGCAACCATATGCCATCATACGAATTGCTGTTGTTGCCTTCTGTAACGCGGAGAGACCGAACCTTCCCGTAGCATCTCTTCTTTGTTGAAAGTATGGGATTTCAGTGGAGAGTCGATCAACAATACGCATGAACAAGGATTTGTTCATTCGAAAGCGGCGTCGAAACATGTGAGAAGGATATGTTGCATCTTCACTAAAATAATCGTTCCATAACTGCATGTGTCCTTGTTCTCGTTGTCTTTCAATGTACGCTCGTTTCTTTTTTGACCTTGATGCTTCTTGGCGATTTTCATGATGAATGAGGAGCTTTTCGAATTGTTGATCGAAAATTTGATCGAATTTTTCATCCATTTCATCATCGAAATTAGTAGAAGAAGAAGATGCCATTAAAAGGATGTGAAAAGGATTTGACTATTTGGAAAGAAATGTCGAAAAGGATTTGCTTATTTGGAAACAAAGAAATGTGAAAAGGATTAGATTATTTGGAAAGAAATGTGAAAAGGATTTGATTTTTTGGAAACAAAGAAATGTGAAAAGGAGTTGATTATTTGGAGAAACAAGCCCTTGATCTCGAAAGAGTTGTTGTTTATGTTTATTTGGAGGTTGATAAGAAAGAAGGTAGATGTTCGAAAATTTGAAGGAGAAGCTATGCGATTGTGTTGGAAAATAAGGAAGAAGGTAGATGTTGGAAAATAAGAAACATGCAAGATAGAAAGAAGCTATGCGATTGTGTTTCAACAATTTATAAAGAAACATTTACATAAAGGTATAACTCATAATGGTGATTGTGGTGTCACGAGATACAACTCATAAAGATACAACACAAGGTCACGAGATACAACTAATAATACAATAACAATTGAGCTCTATTACTACAACATGTCTTGTTGTGTCACGAGAACTCCAATCCACAACGTTACTGTCTTGTTGTGTCACGAGATATACCACACCACCTGCAATAGAGCCAAAGTCACAACAGAAACATCAACAAGAAAAAGACAGAACAGAAAACAGCAGCAAGACAATAACAAGTGAGCTTCATTACTAGAGTTTCAAGGACTGAAAGCATTACATAGTGACTCGACTAGAAACCAAACTTGAGATAACAAACTTGAAACCTGAGATAACAAACTTGAGACCCGACTCCAAACTAGATACCAAACTAGAAACCAAACTACAGACCCGACTCGAGACCAAACTAACTTGTCAACTAGACTCGAAATTAAGTTGCCATACTAACTTGTCAACATCTCAGTTATTAGTTTATTCTTCAAAGAGATTTCAAGCTCACTTAGAGGCTCTGACTTGGCAATTAAGCTATCAAGCAATTTTTGCTTGTTAAGCTTCTCCTTCAAGATAAAGTCATTTTGCCTTATCTCCCACATGCTCTGAAGCTCCACTGCCTCTTCCGAAGTCTTTCCCTTGCTTTTTCCTTTGGCCTTAGCTGCTTTTACACCAATCGGCCGAGCCATAGCTTGATCTTCTCCAAGGCAACCTTGCACAGAGGTCGATGATTGTGCAGTCTGGTCATCCAGCTTTCTTCTTTTGGAGCTTACCTTGTCTTTGGTTGAAGAAGCGCCACACCATTTTTGATCATGGCGAAGCTCCAACCAGGCATGCTCGAGTGTAAATTTGAGCTTGTAGTCATTGAAGAATATCTCATGCGCCATCTTCAAAACATCATCCTCACCCATCCCACTGGATTTAGCTTTAGTTGCAGCTTCATAACACCCAACAAACTTACATACACCCTCGTTGATCTTCCCCCACCTTTGTTTACAGTTAGTTGGCTCCCTCTTTTGCAAAGCAGAAAGCTTTGGGCTTGATGCAACGTAGGATGCAATCCGTTTCCAAAACGCGATTGCCTTCTGCTCATTCCCCACCACGGGATCCTTTGAGGTGTTCAACCAAGCACTGATGAGAACGAGATCTTCAGTTGGTGACCACTTCCTCCTTTCTTTACGGTCAGAGACGACGTGTTCTTCGTTTGCATCCGATGAAGAGAGTTCTATACTAGGAGTGATAAAGGAGAAAGAGGTGTTTGGTTGTTGACTGTTTAAGAGGTTTTGAAAACTACCAGCTTGACTAAATGGATCCATAGCGAAGAAGAAGTGGATATGAATTACAGAGGAAGAAGGAGATAAGAAGTTATATCTTCTTGTCAAAGGAGAAGAGAAAAGAAGATGAAGGAGATACAGAGGAAGAAGGAGATACAAAGAAGAAGGAGTTGCTC is a genomic window containing:
- the LOC106302959 gene encoding uncharacterized protein LOC106302959, translating into MASSSSTNFDDEMDEKFDQIFDQQFEKLLIHHENRQEASRSKKKRAYIERQREQGHMQLWNDYFSEDATYPSHMFRRRFRMNKSLFMRIVDRLSTEIPYFQQRRDATGRFGLSALQKATTAIRMMAYGCPADAVDEYLQLGETTALLCLEHFVDGIINLFGESRGCT
- the LOC106302960 gene encoding glutathione S-transferase T3-like — its product is MDPFSQAGSFQNLLNSQQPNTSFSFITPSIELSSSDANEEHVVSDRKERRKWSPTEDLVLISAWLNTSKDPVVGNEQKAIAFWKRIASYVASSPKLSALQKREPTNCKQRWGKINEGVCKFVGCYEAATKAKSSGMGEDDVLKMAHEIFFNDYKLKFTLEHAWLELRHDQKWCGASSTKDKVSSKRRKLDDQTAQSSTSVQGCLGEDQAMARPIGVKAAKAKGKSKGKTSEEAVELQSMWEIRQNDFILKEKLNKQKLLDSLIAKSEPLSELEISLKNKLITEMLTS